Proteins from a single region of Sneathiella aquimaris:
- a CDS encoding molybdopterin-dependent oxidoreductase, whose product MKTANSIEVRASACPHDCPSTCALEIERLGPQEIGRVRGASDNSYTAGVICAKVARYAERTHHPDRILHPLKRTGPKGSGEWEQISWDEALDTIVQEFNKREEAFGSETIWPYYYAGTMGLVMRDGINRLRHAKNYSGQFSTICVNLAFAGWMAGAGAYRGADPTEIAKSDVVVIWGTNAVHTQINVMTHATRARKERGAKIVVIDPYRNATALSADMHVMVKPGTDGAFACAVMHVLFKENLADRAYLDKFTANHAEFEAHLETRTPEWAEEISGVPAEQIREFARLVGTTPKSFFRLGYGFSRSRNGAVNMHAASCIPAVTGAWQYEGGGALHTNSAIYHWNKKLIEGLDVVNPKVRMLDQSRIGEVLTGNKQDLGDDGPPVTALLIQSTNPMDVAPDLAKVHKGFAREDLFVAVHEQFMTETAKMADIILPATTFVEHDDIYQGGAQNHIMLGPKVIEPLGEARSNHDVICALAERLGAKHRGFEMTPLEIIDETLKASGWPDVETLRQDKWKNTQPSFEQSHYLKGFGHKDKKFHFAADWSRIGADFSGMPSFPDHWDVIEKATDETPFRLVTAPSRNFLNTSFTATPSSLKKEKKPTVMIHPEDASRLKVSKEDIVRIGNKRGSVLIHVEIFDGMQPGTVIVEGIWPGKFFIEKVGINILVGSDAAKPNGGAAFHDTAVWIKPN is encoded by the coding sequence ATGAAAACTGCAAATTCTATAGAAGTCAGAGCCTCAGCCTGTCCCCATGATTGTCCATCCACCTGCGCCCTTGAAATCGAGCGGCTGGGCCCACAGGAAATTGGCCGCGTCCGGGGCGCCTCTGACAACAGCTATACCGCCGGGGTCATTTGCGCGAAAGTCGCACGCTACGCCGAAAGAACCCATCATCCAGATCGAATTTTGCACCCTTTGAAAAGAACGGGCCCAAAAGGGTCAGGAGAGTGGGAACAAATCAGCTGGGATGAAGCACTCGACACCATTGTTCAGGAATTCAACAAACGCGAAGAAGCGTTCGGTTCAGAAACCATATGGCCCTACTACTATGCAGGAACGATGGGACTGGTCATGCGGGATGGTATCAATCGCCTCAGACATGCAAAAAATTACTCAGGCCAATTTTCAACAATCTGTGTAAATCTAGCCTTCGCTGGCTGGATGGCAGGTGCCGGTGCCTATCGGGGAGCAGACCCGACTGAAATTGCAAAATCAGACGTTGTTGTCATCTGGGGCACTAATGCAGTGCATACGCAGATTAATGTCATGACCCACGCAACCCGCGCCCGGAAAGAGCGGGGCGCCAAGATTGTCGTCATTGATCCCTATCGGAACGCAACTGCGCTATCTGCCGACATGCACGTTATGGTCAAACCTGGAACAGACGGTGCTTTTGCCTGTGCGGTTATGCATGTTTTGTTCAAGGAAAATCTGGCGGATCGCGCCTATCTGGATAAATTTACGGCAAACCATGCTGAATTTGAAGCGCATCTGGAAACACGTACACCCGAATGGGCCGAGGAAATCTCAGGAGTTCCTGCCGAACAGATCCGGGAATTTGCCCGTCTTGTTGGTACCACACCAAAATCCTTTTTCCGTTTAGGCTATGGCTTTTCGCGCAGCCGAAATGGCGCAGTGAACATGCATGCGGCAAGCTGTATCCCGGCGGTTACCGGTGCCTGGCAATATGAAGGCGGCGGTGCATTACACACCAATTCAGCAATCTACCATTGGAATAAAAAGCTGATTGAAGGATTGGATGTCGTAAATCCCAAAGTCAGAATGCTCGACCAGTCCCGGATTGGGGAAGTGCTAACTGGCAATAAGCAGGATTTGGGCGATGATGGCCCTCCTGTGACGGCGCTGTTGATCCAAAGTACCAACCCGATGGATGTCGCGCCCGATCTTGCAAAAGTACATAAAGGCTTCGCCCGCGAGGACCTGTTCGTTGCCGTTCATGAACAATTCATGACCGAAACTGCCAAGATGGCGGATATTATCCTGCCTGCGACAACCTTCGTTGAACATGATGATATTTATCAAGGCGGCGCCCAGAACCATATTATGCTTGGCCCCAAAGTTATCGAACCTCTTGGGGAAGCCCGCTCCAATCATGATGTTATCTGCGCCCTTGCCGAACGGCTGGGTGCAAAACACCGGGGCTTTGAAATGACCCCTCTTGAAATTATCGACGAAACCCTCAAGGCCTCGGGGTGGCCGGATGTTGAAACTCTCCGTCAGGATAAATGGAAGAACACACAACCCTCTTTTGAACAGTCCCACTATCTGAAAGGCTTTGGTCACAAAGACAAAAAATTTCATTTCGCCGCAGACTGGTCGCGCATTGGAGCCGATTTTTCCGGAATGCCGTCCTTTCCAGATCACTGGGACGTTATTGAAAAAGCTACAGACGAGACACCGTTCCGACTTGTCACTGCGCCCTCTCGTAACTTCCTCAATACATCCTTTACGGCAACGCCCTCTTCATTGAAGAAAGAAAAGAAGCCGACCGTAATGATCCATCCCGAGGATGCATCTCGATTGAAGGTGTCAAAAGAGGATATCGTGCGGATTGGAAACAAGCGTGGCTCGGTGCTCATCCACGTCGAAATTTTTGATGGCATGCAGCCTGGAACCGTAATTGTTGAAGGAATTTGGCCTGGGAAATTCTTCATCGAAAAAGTTGGAATTAATATATTAGTTGGGTCAGATGCCGCCAAACCGAACGGAGGGGCAGCCTTTCACGATACCGCCGTTTGGATAAAACCCAATTAG
- a CDS encoding lysophospholipid acyltransferase family protein, which yields MFRRFLKSDAIKGLAGLLAALYIWLVYRTSRWTVMNAGQAHRYLANEDPFILAFWHGRLLMMPTVVLKKSKVHVLISHHADGEIISRAIGHWGQKSIRGSTSKGALPAIKDMLRVLKDREIAVITPDGPRGPRMRVQDGVIRMAAMSGVPVIPVSFSSTRGKCLSSWDRFFVAKPFGKGVVLWGDPIHVPRKNEDGAYDNAKKEIENQLTELTQQADTLCGQVPVEPDDCSPSQEFKNKVT from the coding sequence ATGTTTAGGCGGTTCCTTAAAAGTGATGCGATTAAAGGCCTGGCAGGTTTACTTGCTGCGCTTTACATCTGGTTGGTTTATCGAACGAGCCGCTGGACTGTTATGAACGCAGGGCAAGCCCACCGATATTTGGCAAACGAAGACCCGTTCATACTGGCCTTTTGGCATGGTCGGCTTTTGATGATGCCGACGGTGGTTCTGAAAAAGTCTAAAGTTCATGTGCTTATTTCTCATCATGCAGACGGTGAAATTATTTCTCGGGCCATAGGACATTGGGGGCAGAAAAGTATCCGTGGTTCGACTTCCAAGGGAGCGCTTCCCGCGATAAAGGATATGCTGCGCGTCCTGAAAGATCGAGAAATTGCGGTTATTACTCCTGATGGACCTCGCGGCCCTCGCATGCGGGTTCAGGACGGCGTAATCAGAATGGCGGCTATGTCCGGAGTGCCTGTAATTCCGGTTTCTTTTTCGTCAACTCGCGGAAAATGCCTGTCGAGCTGGGACCGGTTTTTTGTTGCAAAGCCTTTTGGCAAAGGAGTTGTTTTGTGGGGAGACCCAATTCACGTGCCGCGCAAAAATGAAGATGGCGCTTATGACAACGCAAAAAAAGAAATCGAAAATCAATTAACTGAATTAACACAACAAGCGGATACTCTGTGCGGACAGGTTCCGGTTGAACCAGACGATTGCAGTCCATCTCAAGAATTCAAGAACAAGGTAACGTGA
- a CDS encoding 3-deoxy-D-manno-octulosonic acid transferase, which yields MYNSLLWLTSPFVKAHLKKRMADGKEDANRFYERFGEPSRVRPGGQIVWIHAASVGEAMSALPLIQALLLIKPDRVVLLTTGTVTSARLMEDRLPTGAFHQYIPIDTKEAVCRFLDYWQPQIAILMESEIWPNLINQTAARQIPMLMLNARITTSSFNLWRKTGGLAKKLIKKFKYIHAQSEVAGERLKYLGAEKVEVLGNLKFCSPPLPFVKEPFSILRQALDNRKVWLAASTHKGEEAIVAAAHLELRSKIKRLVTIIVPRHPERGDEIMAKLQEAGFNVARRSLGQGIAEDTEIYLADTIGELGLFYRLCDVVFIGGSLVPKGGQNLLEAARLHCAIMHGPDMSNFEEIAEDMKNSNAVVMVKDGSELIHATHRLLSETRIRGELASNATQVVKSGESLLAHLVSVIERELVEANK from the coding sequence ATGTATAATAGCTTGTTGTGGCTTACCTCTCCCTTTGTAAAGGCGCATCTTAAAAAACGAATGGCTGACGGTAAGGAAGACGCAAATCGCTTTTATGAACGGTTTGGGGAACCTTCTCGTGTGCGTCCCGGTGGTCAGATTGTCTGGATCCATGCAGCCTCGGTTGGTGAGGCGATGTCAGCGCTGCCACTCATTCAGGCCTTGCTTCTTATCAAACCGGACCGTGTTGTTCTTTTGACAACCGGCACCGTAACGTCAGCCCGTTTAATGGAAGATCGTCTGCCAACGGGCGCTTTTCATCAATATATTCCCATTGATACGAAGGAAGCGGTTTGTCGTTTTCTGGACTATTGGCAGCCACAGATCGCGATCTTGATGGAATCGGAAATATGGCCTAACCTGATAAATCAGACTGCTGCGCGGCAGATTCCAATGTTGATGCTGAACGCGCGCATTACAACCTCTTCGTTTAATCTTTGGCGAAAAACGGGTGGACTGGCGAAGAAACTTATAAAAAAGTTCAAATACATTCATGCTCAGTCCGAAGTGGCAGGAGAGCGTTTGAAATATCTGGGCGCTGAAAAGGTTGAAGTTCTTGGGAACCTGAAATTCTGCTCACCTCCTTTACCGTTTGTAAAAGAGCCATTTTCGATTTTAAGACAGGCCCTTGATAACAGGAAGGTTTGGCTGGCTGCCAGCACCCACAAAGGCGAGGAAGCCATTGTTGCTGCGGCACATCTTGAATTGAGAAGCAAGATTAAGAGATTGGTGACCATTATCGTACCCCGTCATCCGGAGCGCGGTGATGAGATCATGGCAAAGTTGCAAGAGGCGGGTTTTAATGTTGCCCGTCGTTCTTTGGGTCAGGGGATTGCTGAAGATACAGAGATCTATCTTGCTGATACAATCGGTGAGTTGGGTCTGTTCTATCGTCTGTGCGATGTGGTCTTTATTGGTGGGTCGCTTGTGCCGAAAGGCGGCCAAAATCTTTTGGAGGCAGCCCGACTGCATTGCGCTATCATGCATGGTCCGGACATGAGCAATTTTGAAGAAATTGCAGAAGACATGAAAAACAGTAATGCTGTTGTGATGGTCAAGGATGGAAGTGAGCTTATTCATGCAACACATAGATTATTGTCTGAAACACGAATTCGCGGTGAGCTGGCGAGCAACGCAACTCAAGTCGTTAAATCGGGCGAGTCTTTGCTGGCCCACCTCGTGTCGGTTATCGAACGGGAATTGGTAGAGGCAAATAAGTGA
- the lpxK gene encoding tetraacyldisaccharide 4'-kinase has product MRAPEYWIKGSQSVLPTILTPFSMLYALIDGINRKMTNTRSVDIPVVCIGNIVAGGAGKTPVAIEIARFLIHSGWSVHFLSRGYGGKEKGPLCVSLDVHRAEDVGDEPLILASVAPTWIASDRYAGATKAVEAGADIILMDDGFQNRSLKKDLSLLVIDAGYGIGNGRLLPAGPLRETVASALQRTDGVIVVGEKTDFSFLKGVSVPVFSARIVPHALQKELVGEKVVAFAGIGRPQKFFDSLIDAGAEVIEALEFPDHYSFKRDDIMKLVEKAALHNAALVTTRKDYVRLSDEARMMTTVFDIDLMFEQPDRLQQLLKGITGSREHA; this is encoded by the coding sequence GTGAGAGCACCAGAATACTGGATAAAAGGGTCGCAGTCGGTTTTACCAACGATACTGACGCCTTTCAGTATGCTTTACGCCCTGATCGATGGCATCAATCGAAAAATGACCAACACCCGATCTGTTGACATCCCCGTCGTCTGTATCGGAAATATTGTTGCTGGGGGGGCCGGAAAAACGCCAGTTGCGATCGAAATTGCACGCTTTCTAATCCATTCAGGTTGGTCTGTTCATTTTCTTTCTCGCGGGTATGGCGGAAAAGAAAAAGGCCCTTTGTGCGTTTCACTGGATGTGCATCGCGCAGAAGATGTTGGGGATGAGCCGCTCATTTTGGCATCCGTTGCACCAACATGGATAGCGTCCGATCGATATGCCGGGGCTACAAAAGCAGTTGAAGCTGGTGCTGATATAATTCTGATGGATGATGGCTTTCAAAATCGATCGTTGAAGAAGGATCTGTCACTTTTGGTTATTGATGCCGGATATGGGATCGGAAACGGTCGGTTGTTACCGGCAGGGCCCTTACGCGAAACAGTGGCCAGCGCCTTGCAGCGAACTGACGGTGTTATTGTGGTTGGCGAGAAGACCGACTTTTCGTTTTTAAAAGGAGTATCTGTACCGGTCTTTTCTGCCCGTATCGTCCCGCATGCTCTGCAAAAAGAACTGGTCGGTGAAAAGGTTGTGGCATTTGCCGGTATCGGTCGACCCCAAAAGTTCTTTGATAGTCTGATAGATGCTGGTGCTGAAGTGATTGAAGCACTCGAATTTCCGGACCACTACTCATTCAAGCGTGATGACATTATGAAACTTGTGGAAAAAGCAGCGCTTCACAATGCAGCTCTAGTGACAACACGGAAAGATTATGTTCGTTTGTCCGATGAAGCCCGCATGATGACAACCGTATTTGATATTGATTTGATGTTCGAACAGCCAGACCGTTTACAGCAGCTTCTCAAAGGTATTACGGGGAGCCGCGAGCATGCCTGA
- a CDS encoding lysophospholipid acyltransferase family protein: MPEKTGSRISLRYRIEWLAVVFFFWFFKLLGQKRASSFGSWIARKIGPYLKADKTARKNLSKAFPDWSPEKREEVLDRMWSNLGRNAAELPFIKDMDFQDPDVELVGGDYLDAYVKAPQAAFFLTGHYGPWELTIAAGKYCKVPLSIIYRAANNPLVDAYFQQERFSRDYSFIPKGTAGARGILKAIKKGEAIALLNDQKQNTGLPIPFFGRDAMTAPPIAELACKFDLPIYPIRAERLDGGKKRVTVSAPIFPPSSGNREKDVVALLTTINELYEQWITEKPDHWFWVHNRWPE; encoded by the coding sequence ATGCCTGAAAAAACAGGTTCGCGGATTTCGCTGCGCTATCGCATAGAGTGGTTGGCAGTCGTATTCTTTTTTTGGTTTTTCAAACTGCTTGGGCAAAAACGCGCTTCTTCATTTGGTAGCTGGATTGCCAGAAAAATCGGTCCGTATCTAAAAGCCGATAAAACGGCACGCAAAAATTTGTCGAAAGCGTTTCCAGACTGGTCGCCGGAAAAGCGGGAAGAGGTTCTGGATAGGATGTGGAGCAATCTAGGCCGCAATGCTGCAGAATTGCCGTTTATAAAGGATATGGATTTTCAGGATCCGGATGTTGAACTGGTTGGCGGAGATTACCTTGATGCGTATGTAAAAGCACCGCAAGCCGCATTTTTTCTGACCGGGCATTATGGTCCTTGGGAATTGACGATTGCGGCAGGAAAATACTGCAAAGTTCCGTTGAGTATTATTTATCGGGCGGCCAACAATCCGTTGGTGGATGCGTATTTCCAGCAAGAACGGTTTAGCCGCGACTACAGCTTTATTCCAAAGGGAACGGCTGGTGCCCGTGGGATTTTGAAAGCAATTAAGAAAGGCGAAGCCATCGCCCTGTTAAATGATCAAAAGCAGAATACCGGGCTTCCTATTCCGTTCTTTGGTCGCGATGCCATGACAGCGCCGCCTATTGCGGAACTCGCCTGTAAATTTGACCTGCCGATTTATCCCATACGGGCTGAACGCCTGGACGGTGGGAAAAAGAGGGTAACCGTGTCGGCACCCATTTTCCCACCATCGTCTGGAAATCGGGAAAAAGACGTGGTTGCATTGCTCACAACCATCAACGAATTATATGAACAATGGATAACTGAAAAACCTGATCATTGGTTTTGGGTCCATAATCGTTGGCCAGAATGA
- a CDS encoding Leu/Phe/Val dehydrogenase, which translates to MSVFASKGYDDHEAVLFYNDATSGLKAIIAVHDTTLGPSLGGTRMWPYASDDEALEDVLRLSRGMTFKSALAGLNLGGGKSVIIANSHKDKSEALFKAFGKAVDSLNGQYIAAEDVGIGVSDLEIARQVTPHISGISEGNVGNPSPATAWGVFNGLKAAVHYRLKRENLSGLTVAVQGLGQVGYGLCRHLKDAGAELVVADIYDQSVNRAVQELGAKAVSVKDILSQDVDVLAPCALGAILNDDTIPTLKAKVVAGAANNQLAESKHGAMLKNRNILYAPDYAINAGGIIIISHEGPRFDRQSAMDQVAGIYDTALRIFERADQDNRPTAEVADLLAMERIASVKAKKAESAKMKLTG; encoded by the coding sequence ATGTCTGTATTTGCATCCAAAGGCTACGATGACCACGAAGCCGTTTTATTCTATAACGACGCGACGTCGGGACTAAAGGCAATTATTGCGGTCCATGACACGACGCTGGGCCCGTCCCTTGGAGGGACACGCATGTGGCCTTATGCAAGCGATGATGAAGCCTTGGAAGATGTCCTTCGTCTGTCTCGCGGCATGACATTTAAATCAGCGCTGGCGGGCCTTAACCTTGGCGGCGGCAAATCAGTCATCATTGCAAACTCGCATAAAGATAAATCCGAGGCACTGTTCAAAGCATTTGGTAAAGCGGTTGATAGTCTGAACGGGCAGTATATTGCTGCTGAAGATGTGGGGATCGGTGTCAGTGATCTGGAAATTGCCCGACAGGTTACGCCTCATATTTCCGGGATCTCGGAAGGGAATGTGGGCAACCCGTCTCCAGCGACGGCCTGGGGCGTGTTTAATGGTCTGAAAGCCGCGGTTCATTACCGGCTTAAACGAGAAAATCTATCCGGTTTGACGGTTGCAGTTCAAGGCTTGGGGCAAGTGGGTTACGGTTTATGTCGCCATCTTAAAGACGCAGGTGCCGAGCTTGTTGTTGCAGACATCTATGATCAATCCGTGAACCGGGCCGTTCAGGAGCTTGGCGCGAAGGCAGTTAGCGTTAAAGACATACTGTCTCAGGATGTGGACGTCCTTGCACCCTGTGCTTTGGGCGCGATCCTTAACGACGACACTATTCCAACCCTGAAGGCGAAAGTTGTTGCCGGTGCTGCAAATAACCAGCTGGCCGAAAGCAAGCATGGTGCAATGCTGAAAAACAGAAATATTCTATATGCCCCCGACTATGCAATAAATGCCGGCGGGATCATTATTATAAGTCACGAAGGGCCGCGTTTTGATCGCCAGTCAGCGATGGATCAAGTGGCCGGTATTTATGATACTGCTTTGAGAATTTTTGAACGGGCGGACCAGGATAATCGCCCAACAGCAGAAGTTGCTGACTTGTTGGCCATGGAACGCATCGCATCCGTAAAAGCAAAAAAAGCCGAATCTGCTAAAATGAAATTAACTGGTTAA
- a CDS encoding NAD(P)/FAD-dependent oxidoreductase, producing the protein MEYDVETIVVGAGVIGLAIARSLALSDQDVLVLEKNGHFGEETSSRNSEVIHAGIYYPKDSLKAKLCVEGKFRLYQYCESHNIPHKRTGKLIVATTPEECDVLESILKKAQDNNVQDLKFINKKEVSLLEPHLRCERALLSPSTGIIDTHQYMLSLVGEIESNMGAIAYHAPFSKAEVISGGFLVTSGDNQLRCKRLINSAGLGAQSVAHGISGLSPEFIPNRYLAKGTYFTASFPSPFKHLIYPVPNTASLGIHVTLDMAGQIRFGPDQEWVDTVDYSLDESRSHGFYEAIRRYYPDLKDDSLQPGYTGVRPKLQSPGSSAQDFQILSEADHQIPGLICLFGIESPGLTASLAIAETVNKRL; encoded by the coding sequence ATGGAATATGATGTTGAAACAATTGTTGTAGGTGCTGGTGTTATTGGGCTGGCCATCGCCCGCTCTCTGGCCCTAAGCGATCAGGATGTCCTCGTCCTTGAAAAAAATGGCCACTTTGGCGAAGAAACTTCGTCCCGCAACAGCGAAGTTATTCACGCAGGGATTTACTATCCAAAAGACAGTTTAAAAGCCAAATTATGTGTCGAGGGGAAATTCCGGCTCTATCAATATTGCGAAAGTCACAATATTCCGCACAAACGAACCGGTAAGCTGATTGTCGCAACAACGCCCGAAGAATGTGACGTTCTTGAGAGTATTTTGAAAAAAGCCCAAGACAATAACGTTCAGGATTTAAAGTTTATCAACAAGAAGGAAGTCTCGCTTCTGGAACCGCACCTGCGCTGTGAACGCGCACTGCTCTCACCTTCGACCGGTATTATCGATACACATCAATATATGCTCTCCCTTGTCGGAGAGATTGAGTCTAACATGGGCGCAATTGCCTATCATGCCCCCTTTTCAAAGGCCGAAGTCATCAGCGGGGGTTTTCTGGTGACAAGCGGCGATAATCAATTGCGCTGCAAAAGATTGATAAATTCGGCAGGCTTGGGCGCACAATCGGTTGCACATGGAATTTCAGGATTGTCTCCAGAATTTATACCGAACCGATATTTGGCAAAGGGAACCTATTTTACCGCATCTTTTCCCTCTCCCTTTAAACATTTGATTTATCCGGTCCCGAACACGGCAAGTCTGGGGATCCATGTAACGTTGGATATGGCCGGGCAAATTCGATTTGGCCCAGATCAAGAATGGGTGGACACCGTCGACTACTCTCTGGACGAAAGCCGCTCTCACGGCTTTTATGAAGCCATACGCCGATATTACCCCGATCTGAAAGACGATAGTTTACAGCCCGGCTATACCGGGGTCCGGCCAAAGCTCCAATCCCCCGGAAGCAGTGCTCAGGATTTTCAGATTTTAAGTGAAGCAGACCACCAAATACCCGGTTTAATCTGTTTATTCGGGATAGAAAGTCCGGGTTTAACGGCCAGCCTTGCCATCGCGGAAACAGTCAATAAGCGCCTTTAG
- a CDS encoding DUF3179 domain-containing protein, which yields MNTLFRPLFLISICTVLFCAVAVRADPGFWKYEWPKTDFSKTSVDFKEIFSGGPPKDGIPAIDNPIFKPIAEISDIQPTEPVIGVVVGQAAKAYPLRVLMWHEIVNDTIAGIPISVTFCPLCNTSIVFDRRITHPEKGPLVLDFGTTGKLRNSDLVMYDRQTESWWQQFLGEAIVGDLLGQSLKMLPVRIESFQKFKTRNPEGLVLIPNNISMRQYGRNPYEKYDSSPTPFLYRGAMPDRVAPLSRVVASDGQAWSLEYLQKVKRVETSSGLVIIWEKGQNSALDASVIGEGVDIGNITVQRQDGNKMVDVPYTVDFAFAHHAFRPEIEIITD from the coding sequence ATGAATACTCTCTTTCGCCCCTTATTTTTGATATCGATCTGCACCGTTCTTTTTTGTGCGGTTGCTGTTAGGGCTGATCCTGGTTTCTGGAAATATGAGTGGCCGAAAACAGATTTCTCTAAAACCAGTGTGGATTTTAAGGAAATATTCTCTGGTGGGCCGCCAAAGGATGGCATTCCGGCAATTGATAATCCAATTTTCAAACCGATCGCTGAGATCAGCGATATCCAGCCTACTGAACCCGTTATTGGCGTTGTCGTGGGACAGGCTGCGAAAGCCTATCCGCTTCGGGTCCTGATGTGGCATGAAATCGTGAATGATACGATCGCGGGCATTCCGATTTCAGTTACCTTTTGCCCACTTTGTAATACATCCATTGTTTTCGACCGACGGATCACCCACCCGGAAAAGGGTCCTCTCGTTTTGGATTTTGGGACGACCGGTAAGCTTCGTAATTCCGATCTTGTCATGTATGATCGACAAACGGAAAGTTGGTGGCAGCAGTTTCTGGGCGAGGCAATTGTTGGAGATTTACTGGGACAAAGCCTGAAGATGCTCCCCGTCAGAATCGAATCTTTTCAAAAATTCAAGACCCGAAATCCGGAAGGTCTGGTTTTAATCCCCAATAATATCAGTATGCGTCAATATGGTCGTAATCCTTATGAAAAGTATGACAGTTCCCCGACACCCTTTTTATACCGCGGGGCCATGCCGGATAGAGTTGCCCCTCTTTCCCGGGTTGTTGCCAGTGACGGCCAAGCTTGGTCACTTGAATATTTACAAAAGGTCAAACGTGTTGAGACGTCCTCGGGGCTGGTTATTATTTGGGAAAAAGGGCAGAATTCTGCGCTTGATGCAAGTGTAATCGGGGAGGGGGTTGATATCGGTAATATCACCGTACAGCGGCAGGACGGCAATAAAATGGTTGATGTTCCCTACACCGTAGACTTTGCTTTTGCGCATCACGCATTTCGTCCGGAAATAGAAATTATAACCGACTGA
- a CDS encoding division plane positioning ATPase MipZ produces MVSVTVEEAKPENNAQPTRAHIIVIGNAKGGSGKSTTGMHVIVSLLTLGYRVGAIDLDGKQKTLGRYIENRQDFISKKNIDLPMPALKVIEPSEKKNLDEAQSDERTRFVSALQELVYANDFVVVDCPGADSFISKLGHSFADTLLTPMNDSFIDLDLLAKVDEATFEVERPSWYSEMVWEQRKRRALIDKHQIDWVVMRNRLSHTDAHNKRHIEKILEKLAERISFRSAPGFGERVIFRELFLKGLTMLDLQKKGVGIKMSMSHVAARQEVRHLIKSLNLPGVSDKAEQL; encoded by the coding sequence ATGGTGTCCGTTACTGTTGAAGAGGCAAAGCCTGAAAACAACGCGCAGCCCACTCGGGCCCATATTATTGTTATTGGAAATGCCAAAGGGGGATCCGGCAAATCCACAACAGGTATGCATGTTATTGTTTCTTTGTTGACCCTGGGATACCGGGTCGGCGCCATTGATCTGGACGGAAAACAGAAGACACTGGGCCGGTATATTGAAAACCGACAGGATTTTATCTCGAAAAAGAATATTGACCTGCCGATGCCAGCCTTAAAAGTGATCGAACCCAGTGAAAAGAAAAATCTGGATGAAGCGCAAAGCGACGAAAGAACGCGTTTTGTGTCGGCGTTGCAGGAGCTGGTATATGCAAATGATTTTGTCGTTGTAGATTGCCCCGGTGCAGATAGTTTTATTTCAAAGTTGGGCCATTCTTTTGCAGACACACTTCTAACACCGATGAACGATAGTTTTATTGATCTTGATCTTTTGGCCAAAGTTGATGAAGCAACGTTTGAGGTGGAGCGGCCCAGTTGGTACTCTGAAATGGTATGGGAACAGCGTAAACGCCGCGCACTGATCGATAAACACCAGATCGATTGGGTGGTCATGCGGAACAGATTGTCTCACACGGATGCGCACAACAAACGGCATATCGAAAAAATCCTGGAAAAACTGGCGGAACGTATTTCGTTTCGCTCTGCTCCCGGATTTGGTGAGCGGGTTATCTTCCGTGAACTGTTTCTGAAAGGATTGACAATGCTTGATCTGCAGAAAAAAGGCGTGGGTATAAAAATGTCCATGAGCCATGTCGCCGCCCGTCAGGAAGTGCGACATTTGATAAAATCACTCAATCTTCCGGGGGTCAGCGATAAAGCCGAACAGCTTTAG